From one Streptomyces sp. ICC1 genomic stretch:
- a CDS encoding MDR family MFS transporter, producing the protein MTTAEGAAPVMAAAGPPVLDRRTRNVVFGTIMLGVLLAALDQTIVGTALPTIVADLGGGDHMSWVVTSYLLTETVATVLVGKFGDLFGRKLVFQVSAIVFITGSFLCGLASNMTLLIVWRGIQGIGAGGLMVTAMALIADVVPLRERGKYQGAIGAVFGVATVIGPLLGGLFTDHLTWRWAFYVNVPIAILVVVAAAKTIPSVRAAGKPVIDYLGIAMVAIGASALILATSLGGNAYAWSSALIVALFVGGALALALFCLVETRAAQPMLPMRLFSNPVFSVCSVLSFVVGFAMLGAMTFLPTYLQYVDGDSATVSGVRTLPLVIGLLIASVFSGNVTSKTGHYRIFPIVGCAVMGVGLYLLSRMGPQSNAWLESLYMFVLGAGIGLSMQVLTIAVQNTVDYADLGTATSGVTFFRTLGSAFGTAVFGTIYANTLGPALAKGVAEAARATGQDPQQLAAAAQSPQGVHGLDPAAAGPIINAYADTLHTVFLWTVPVAVVGFVVALFLKQVKLRDSARAGSTDMGDGFGSPATASGDSAKLLELAVGKLVRSMGTDTARGIVEASDTRLDMAGAWAVMQVDLMTRTVGHASLGFIATRRHLPPEVLVPVFERMVDEGYLTRQNGFYAHTPAGEREAGVISGAWAQWLGDQLEKDRGRPRSAELRAAADAIAKRLLAEDLGDGNFAPRAMAGRG; encoded by the coding sequence GTGACCACAGCCGAAGGTGCAGCCCCCGTCATGGCCGCCGCGGGACCCCCCGTGCTCGACCGGCGCACGCGCAACGTCGTATTCGGCACGATCATGCTGGGCGTGCTGCTGGCTGCCCTGGACCAGACGATCGTGGGCACGGCGCTGCCCACGATCGTGGCGGACCTGGGCGGCGGCGACCACATGTCGTGGGTCGTGACCTCCTACCTCCTCACGGAGACGGTCGCGACCGTGCTCGTGGGCAAGTTCGGCGACCTCTTCGGCCGGAAACTGGTCTTCCAGGTCTCCGCCATCGTCTTCATCACCGGCTCGTTCCTGTGCGGCCTGGCGAGCAACATGACCCTGCTCATCGTGTGGCGGGGCATCCAGGGCATCGGCGCCGGCGGGCTGATGGTCACCGCGATGGCGCTGATCGCCGACGTGGTCCCGCTGCGCGAACGCGGCAAGTACCAGGGCGCCATCGGCGCCGTCTTCGGCGTCGCGACGGTGATCGGTCCGTTGCTCGGCGGCCTCTTCACCGACCACCTGACCTGGCGCTGGGCGTTCTACGTGAACGTGCCGATCGCGATCCTGGTCGTGGTGGCGGCCGCGAAGACGATCCCCTCCGTGCGCGCCGCCGGCAAGCCGGTCATCGACTACCTGGGCATCGCGATGGTCGCGATCGGCGCGAGCGCGCTGATCCTGGCCACGAGCCTGGGCGGGAACGCGTACGCCTGGAGCTCGGCGCTCATCGTCGCGCTCTTCGTGGGCGGCGCCCTGGCACTGGCGCTGTTCTGCCTGGTGGAGACCCGGGCCGCGCAGCCGATGCTGCCGATGCGGCTGTTTTCCAACCCCGTCTTCTCGGTCTGCTCCGTCCTCAGCTTCGTCGTCGGCTTCGCGATGCTCGGCGCGATGACCTTCCTGCCGACGTACCTGCAGTACGTGGACGGGGACTCCGCCACGGTCTCGGGCGTACGGACGCTGCCGCTGGTCATCGGCCTGCTGATCGCGTCGGTCTTCAGCGGCAACGTCACGAGCAAGACCGGGCACTACCGGATCTTCCCGATCGTGGGCTGCGCCGTGATGGGCGTCGGGCTCTACCTGCTGTCGCGCATGGGGCCCCAGTCCAACGCCTGGCTGGAATCGCTGTACATGTTCGTCCTCGGTGCCGGCATCGGCCTGAGCATGCAGGTGCTGACCATCGCCGTGCAGAACACCGTGGACTACGCCGACCTCGGCACCGCGACCTCGGGCGTCACCTTCTTCCGTACGCTCGGCAGCGCCTTCGGGACCGCCGTCTTCGGCACGATCTACGCCAACACCCTGGGGCCCGCGCTGGCGAAGGGGGTGGCGGAGGCGGCGCGCGCGACCGGGCAGGACCCGCAGCAACTGGCCGCGGCGGCGCAGAGCCCACAGGGCGTGCACGGGCTCGATCCGGCCGCGGCGGGGCCGATCATCAACGCGTACGCGGACACCCTGCACACGGTGTTCCTGTGGACCGTGCCGGTGGCGGTGGTCGGATTCGTCGTCGCGCTGTTCCTCAAGCAGGTCAAGCTGCGCGACAGCGCCAGGGCCGGATCCACGGACATGGGCGACGGCTTCGGCTCGCCCGCCACGGCCTCCGGGGACTCGGCGAAGCTGCTGGAGCTGGCTGTCGGCAAGCTCGTGCGGAGCATGGGAACGGACACCGCGCGCGGGATCGTCGAGGCCTCGGACACCCGGCTGGACATGGCGGGCGCGTGGGCGGTCATGCAGGTGGACCTGATGACCCGCACGGTCGGCCACGCGAGCCTCGGATTCATCGCGACGCGCAGGCACCTGCCCCCGGAGGTGCTGGTGCCGGTCTTCGAGCGGATGGTGGACGAGGGTTACCTGACGCGCCAGAACGGCTTCTACGCGCACACCCCGGCGGGGGAGCGGGAGGCGGGCGTGATCTCGGGCGCGTGGGCGCAGTGGCTGGGCGACCAGTTGGAGAAGGACCGCGGCCGCCCGCGCAGCGCGGAGCTGCGGGCCGCGGCGGACGCCATCGCGAAGCGGCTGCTCGCGGAGGACCTGGGCGACGGCAACTTCGCCCCGCGCGCGATGGCGGGCCGGGGGTAG
- a CDS encoding ROK family protein, translating into MTVAIDIGGTKIAGALVDGDGTMTATTRRPTPGAADGDTVFAAVAEVVAELAKSPLWPSAVRCGIGSAGPVDTARGTVSPVNIGAWRGYPVQARVEAELASHGGRIPTLLAGDGVAMTAAEHWLGAARGHANALCMVVSTGVGGGLVLNNRLHPGPTGNAGHIGHISVAFEGEPCACGGRGCVESLASGTAIARWALAQGWTPAGDATAAGAAAAAAAGDPVALAAFDRAGRALAAAIAATASLVETDIAVVGGGVAAAGDTLFGPIRAHLASYATLSFVKDLQVVPATLGTHAGLIGAAAAAMMLLPS; encoded by the coding sequence CTGACGGTCGCGATCGACATCGGCGGTACGAAGATCGCCGGCGCGCTGGTGGACGGCGACGGCACGATGACGGCCACCACCCGGCGCCCGACCCCCGGCGCGGCGGACGGCGACACCGTCTTCGCCGCCGTCGCCGAGGTCGTCGCCGAGCTCGCGAAGTCCCCGCTGTGGCCCTCGGCGGTGCGCTGCGGCATCGGCAGCGCGGGCCCGGTGGACACCGCGCGCGGCACGGTGAGCCCGGTCAACATCGGCGCCTGGCGGGGCTACCCCGTCCAGGCCCGGGTGGAGGCGGAGCTCGCCTCGCACGGGGGGCGGATCCCGACGCTGCTGGCCGGCGACGGGGTGGCGATGACCGCCGCCGAACACTGGCTGGGCGCCGCCCGGGGGCACGCCAACGCGCTGTGCATGGTGGTGTCCACCGGCGTCGGCGGCGGACTGGTCCTGAACAACCGGCTCCACCCCGGACCCACCGGGAACGCGGGCCACATCGGCCACATCAGCGTCGCCTTCGAGGGGGAGCCGTGCGCCTGCGGCGGCCGGGGCTGCGTGGAGTCCCTCGCCTCCGGCACCGCCATCGCACGCTGGGCCCTGGCCCAGGGCTGGACCCCGGCCGGGGACGCCACGGCCGCCGGAGCCGCCGCGGCCGCGGCCGCGGGCGACCCGGTCGCGCTGGCTGCCTTCGACCGGGCCGGCCGGGCGCTGGCCGCGGCCATCGCCGCCACCGCCAGCCTCGTCGAGACCGACATCGCCGTCGTCGGAGGGGGCGTCGCCGCCGCCGGGGACACCCTCTTCGGGCCGATCCGCGCGCACCTCGCCTCGTACGCGACCCTGTCCTTCGTCAAGGACCTCCAGGTCGTCCCGGCGACGCTGGGCACCCACGCGGGCCTGATCGGCGCGGCCGCGGCGGCGATGATGCTGCTGCCGTCCTGA
- a CDS encoding 6-phospho-beta-glucosidase, with translation MRLTILGGGGFRVPLVYGALLGDHAEGRVSHVTLYDEDAGRLTTMARVLADQADGIADAPAVTATTDLDEALRGADFVFSAIRVGGLEGRAADERIALAEGVLGQETVGAGGIAYGLRTVPVAREIARRVARLAPEAWVINFTNPAGVVTEAMAEELGDRVIGICDSPVGLGRRIARLLGARPEDAWIDYVGLNHLGWVRGLRIGGRDELPRLLADAEALESFEEGRLFGADWLRSLGAIPNEYLHYYYFNRDTVRAYQGAEQTRGAFLRDQQRGFYAEAGRPGQPAGAALAAWDRTRAEREATYMSENREVAGVGARDESDLESGGYEKVALALMRAIARDERATLILNVRNRGTLAVLDDRAVIEVPCLVDANGAHPVAVDPLPLHAAGLVTSVKAAEREVLAAAASGSRADAVKAFALHPLVDSVGVARRLVEAYAAEHPGLGYLR, from the coding sequence GTGCGGCTGACGATCCTCGGCGGGGGCGGCTTCCGGGTACCGCTCGTCTACGGAGCCCTGCTCGGCGACCACGCCGAGGGCAGGGTGTCGCACGTGACCCTCTACGACGAGGACGCGGGCCGGCTCACCACCATGGCGCGCGTGCTCGCGGATCAGGCCGACGGGATCGCGGACGCCCCGGCCGTCACGGCCACCACCGATCTCGACGAGGCCCTGCGCGGCGCGGACTTCGTGTTTTCGGCCATTCGTGTCGGCGGCCTGGAGGGGCGCGCCGCGGACGAGCGGATCGCCCTGGCCGAGGGGGTGCTGGGCCAGGAGACGGTGGGCGCGGGCGGGATCGCGTACGGCCTGCGGACCGTTCCGGTGGCCCGGGAGATCGCGCGCAGGGTGGCGCGCCTCGCCCCCGAGGCGTGGGTCATCAACTTCACCAACCCGGCCGGGGTGGTCACCGAAGCCATGGCCGAGGAGCTCGGCGACCGGGTCATCGGGATCTGCGACTCGCCCGTCGGGCTCGGACGGCGGATCGCCCGGCTGCTCGGCGCGCGGCCCGAGGACGCCTGGATCGACTACGTGGGCCTCAACCACCTGGGCTGGGTGCGCGGGCTGCGGATCGGCGGCCGGGACGAGCTGCCCCGGCTGCTGGCCGACGCCGAGGCGCTGGAGTCCTTCGAGGAGGGCCGGCTGTTCGGCGCGGACTGGCTGCGCTCGCTCGGGGCCATCCCCAACGAGTACCTGCACTACTACTACTTCAACCGCGACACCGTCCGGGCCTACCAGGGGGCCGAGCAGACGCGCGGGGCGTTCCTGCGCGACCAGCAGCGCGGCTTCTACGCCGAGGCCGGGCGGCCGGGGCAGCCGGCCGGGGCGGCGCTGGCCGCCTGGGACCGGACGCGGGCCGAGCGCGAGGCCACGTACATGTCCGAGAACCGCGAGGTCGCGGGCGTCGGCGCGCGGGACGAGAGCGACCTGGAGTCGGGCGGGTACGAGAAGGTGGCCCTCGCCCTGATGCGGGCCATCGCCCGGGACGAGCGCGCCACGCTGATCCTGAACGTCCGCAACCGCGGCACCCTCGCCGTGCTCGACGACCGGGCGGTCATCGAGGTGCCGTGCCTGGTCGACGCCAACGGGGCCCACCCGGTCGCCGTCGACCCGTTGCCGCTGCACGCGGCCGGCCTGGTGACCTCGGTCAAGGCCGCCGAGCGGGAGGTCCTGGCGGCCGCGGCGAGCGGATCGCGGGCGGACGCCGTCAAGGCCTTCGCGCTGCACCCGCTGGTGGACTCGGTCGGGGTGGCCCGGCGGCTGGTGGAGGCGTACGCGGCGGAGCACCCGGGCCTCGGCTACCTGCGCTGA
- a CDS encoding helix-turn-helix domain-containing protein, whose translation MPHLAAVGPSDGLAHIGGERLAGEESARGAVRSERRKEILRQRREELGLSQEDLAARLRISVRAYGNWERGLVKEWTDRKLLALAEALEMSERQCFWLFRVMVDRDPPPTWRAAEENRLPADPAQRDYLCDYAALMEAVPYPSFLVDHRWDVALTNSAFDRLFQSVRPHPTALPDDNFLRFVLFHPDAAAVLEDHEPAWCVPLLARFATALAAAPEDEGLRSIRQEVARDPFMEAAYRYGVPHWLTTHGAEAAEQDGAVRTVRHPDPGWGLVRCRMVAESSRMLDGMGLTRMTMVLSAPQGLPTGPVRGGAGAQPHQVPRLRAVPSPVD comes from the coding sequence GTGCCACATCTCGCAGCGGTGGGCCCGTCCGACGGCCTCGCCCACATCGGTGGGGAGCGCCTCGCGGGCGAGGAGTCCGCACGCGGCGCCGTGCGGTCGGAGCGACGCAAGGAGATTTTGCGCCAGCGCCGGGAGGAACTGGGGCTGAGCCAGGAAGACCTGGCGGCGCGGCTGCGCATCAGCGTGCGGGCGTACGGGAATTGGGAGCGCGGCCTGGTCAAGGAGTGGACGGACCGCAAGCTGCTCGCCCTGGCCGAGGCCCTGGAGATGAGCGAGCGCCAGTGCTTCTGGCTCTTCCGGGTCATGGTCGACCGCGACCCGCCGCCCACCTGGCGCGCGGCCGAGGAGAACCGGCTGCCCGCCGACCCGGCCCAGCGCGACTACCTGTGTGACTACGCGGCCCTCATGGAGGCCGTGCCCTACCCGAGTTTCCTCGTGGACCACCGCTGGGACGTGGCCCTGACCAACTCGGCGTTCGACCGGCTCTTCCAGTCGGTCCGCCCGCACCCGACCGCCCTGCCGGACGACAACTTCCTGCGCTTCGTGCTGTTCCACCCGGACGCCGCAGCCGTGCTGGAGGACCACGAACCGGCCTGGTGCGTACCGCTGCTGGCCCGGTTCGCGACCGCGCTGGCCGCGGCCCCGGAGGACGAGGGGCTGCGCAGCATCCGCCAGGAGGTGGCCCGCGACCCGTTCATGGAGGCCGCCTACCGGTACGGGGTGCCGCACTGGCTGACCACGCACGGGGCCGAGGCGGCGGAACAGGACGGGGCGGTGCGCACGGTGCGCCACCCCGACCCGGGCTGGGGCCTGGTGCGCTGCCGGATGGTGGCGGAATCCAGCCGGATGCTCGACGGGATGGGACTGACCCGGATGACCATGGTCCTCTCGGCGCCGCAGGGTCTGCCGACCGGTCCGGTCCGCGGCGGCGCGGGTGCGCAGCCGCACCAGGTGCCGCGGCTGCGGGCCGTGCCGTCGCCGGTGGACTGA
- a CDS encoding LacI family DNA-binding transcriptional regulator — protein sequence MARRPTIKDIARQAGVSESAVSFALNDRPGVSEGTRARVRKVAEELGWQPNSAARALSGERSGAVGLVLARPAHTLGVESFFLQLVSGIQEVLAAGRIALLFQVAPDIEAECAVYRRWWAERRVDGVIVVDPRTDDPRPALLQQLALPAVTVGETDPPSTLSAVRADDAGAMAQVLDHLCGLGHRRIAHVAGLPGLAHTERRIRSLRAEADRLGLGPGDVRSVPTDYSDAEGAAATRRILAGPRPPTAIVYDNDVMAVAGAAVAAELGIPVPDRLSLVAWDDSALCRVTRPRLTALVRDTGAFGRIAAEELLAVLAGSPPRSRESERPRLEPRESTAPPPAAY from the coding sequence ATGGCCCGCAGACCCACCATCAAGGACATCGCCCGCCAGGCGGGGGTGTCGGAGAGCGCGGTCTCCTTCGCGCTCAACGACCGGCCGGGAGTCTCCGAGGGCACCCGCGCCCGTGTCCGCAAGGTCGCCGAAGAGCTCGGCTGGCAGCCCAACAGTGCGGCCCGCGCCCTCTCCGGCGAACGGTCCGGCGCCGTCGGGCTGGTCCTCGCCCGGCCGGCGCACACCCTCGGCGTCGAGTCCTTCTTCCTCCAGCTGGTCTCCGGCATCCAGGAGGTGCTGGCCGCCGGCCGGATCGCCCTGCTCTTCCAGGTCGCCCCGGACATCGAGGCCGAATGCGCCGTCTACCGCCGCTGGTGGGCCGAGCGGCGCGTCGACGGGGTCATCGTCGTGGACCCGAGGACCGACGACCCGCGCCCGGCCCTCCTCCAGCAGCTGGCCCTGCCCGCCGTCACCGTGGGGGAGACCGATCCGCCCTCCACGCTGTCCGCGGTCCGGGCGGACGACGCCGGCGCCATGGCCCAGGTCCTCGACCACCTGTGCGGGCTCGGCCACCGCCGGATCGCGCACGTGGCCGGACTGCCCGGGCTCGCCCACACCGAGCGCCGGATCCGCTCGCTGCGCGCCGAGGCGGACCGGCTCGGGCTCGGCCCGGGCGACGTGCGCTCGGTCCCCACCGACTACTCCGACGCCGAGGGCGCGGCGGCCACCCGGCGGATCCTCGCCGGGCCCCGGCCGCCGACCGCGATCGTCTACGACAACGACGTGATGGCGGTGGCGGGCGCCGCCGTCGCCGCCGAACTGGGCATCCCCGTGCCGGACCGGCTCTCCCTCGTGGCCTGGGACGACTCCGCGCTCTGCCGGGTCACCCGCCCGCGGCTCACCGCGCTCGTCCGCGATACGGGGGCCTTCGGTCGGATCGCCGCCGAGGAGCTCCTCGCCGTCCTCGCCGGCAGCCCGCCGAGATCCAGGGAGAGCGAGCGGCCCCGGCTCGAGCCCCGTGAGAGTACGGCTCCGCCACCGGCCGCATACTGA
- a CDS encoding helix-turn-helix transcriptional regulator yields MTDGFPAPVAVANAHLAATITRVAELTGKMGRDLNQVFDLRRLSEASGVPADVVRTLLDGRPAGEPDLQTRFLQRLDLLRRTRVKPNGRRYTQQEIADGAAMSRQQAGALINGDRRPTMEHCDAIQRFFGVHAGFLTAHDSDALTDALQRTEQQLLQDFAGRARETVPAQAASTGDPLARLLQNHGVRGIAWRAAQLPSDKHRDKVTEWLDMLLESVKPNES; encoded by the coding sequence GTGACAGACGGCTTCCCGGCTCCCGTCGCGGTGGCCAACGCGCACCTGGCAGCCACCATCACGCGCGTCGCCGAACTCACGGGCAAGATGGGCCGCGACCTGAACCAGGTCTTCGACCTGCGCCGCCTCTCCGAGGCCTCCGGGGTCCCCGCCGACGTGGTGCGGACCCTGCTGGACGGCCGGCCGGCCGGCGAACCCGATCTCCAGACCCGCTTCCTGCAGCGGCTCGACCTCCTGCGGCGCACGCGCGTCAAGCCCAACGGCCGCCGCTACACCCAGCAGGAGATCGCCGACGGCGCCGCCATGTCCCGCCAGCAGGCCGGGGCCCTGATCAACGGCGACCGCCGGCCCACGATGGAGCACTGCGACGCGATCCAGCGCTTCTTCGGAGTGCACGCCGGCTTCCTCACCGCACACGACTCGGACGCCCTCACGGACGCGCTCCAGAGAACCGAGCAGCAACTGCTCCAGGACTTCGCGGGCCGCGCGCGGGAAACCGTACCGGCCCAGGCCGCTTCGACGGGCGATCCACTGGCAAGACTCCTGCAGAACCACGGAGTACGCGGCATCGCCTGGCGGGCCGCCCAACTGCCCAGCGACAAGCACCGGGACAAGGTGACCGAATGGCTGGACATGCTTCTCGAAAGCGTAAAACCGAACGAATCCTGA